In Phaseolus vulgaris cultivar G19833 chromosome 3, P. vulgaris v2.0, whole genome shotgun sequence, the sequence GTCCTTTTTTATCAtcactttttctctcttttctttctcttctctaactttccttcTTACAAGAGCTTGAGATTTTTCTTTAAcctctttttctcttctaatatattctttttctcaatttataaagtttcttcctttttctataagctctttcatttcttctctaaGCTTATTCTTTTTCACATATAGAAGCGGAACAAACTTTCTTCTCATACACATCTTCAGTTCATCCCAATTGAGTATTTCTGATTTTCAGCCAATTCTAACATTAGTTTCCCTTTCTCTTTGTGTCCACCAAGACCTAGCATCTTCTTAAAAACTTAGAGTGGTTAAGGGTACTTTCCTCTCTTCACttactctatggcaagcaaataattgttctaccttcatttcccaatctaaatagacttctacgttttcttttccatgaaaatgaggtagatctaccctaacctctcttagGCTCTCTTATTCTCTTATATCTCTTCTagttctcctagggggtggttgataatattcatttatcctaaggctttcttccccaaaagaatcatgattttaagaactagatgcatgtgaacatatttttttagatttttgagAGTTTTCACCCTTTTCTTTAGTCATTTTCAACTCTTTGATTTGTACCTCGttttccaattgtctatatgagaaTGATTGAAAGTCATtggctaattgttttaaaagagatttgatggactttatatcactttcattagatttataagagtgagttgacatgactaaagctttgtgtttaaaagtattttacttcaagaaagaaaaggaaagtaaggtagctttccaggaaagaggggtgagtcactaggacttcttaagtaccaagtctttccttgccaaaacctatccctcaaaaacttcacacaaatctttttctaagtaatttacttagaccacaatgaggaatgaaaagtcaaattttatgcaaaggaaaacaatgcaaagcaattaacaaacGAAGCAATTAATCAAAGTTAAACAAGTAACTACCGTAAACAATTAAACAAAGCTATACAAGTAATTAACGTAAAGCAAACTAGCTAAGCACAATTAAAGATTGCTAATctacaaagctttaaactagacgtttcctaggtgaggcttctagacactttGAGTCTTTGAAGACATACTCACCGTCTACAcgtgattaatccactaattaaacaAAGGttaaatgtaattacaactcaaattAAATTTCAGCTTTCTATACTATGCACTCCTTTGGCTTGTAGTTGCTCTTCTTTGTTGTGTCCTTCAAAGTGTATGTGTTTGGTATTTGTATTTGTGTTTGTTGTTACTCCTTGCCTTAGCCTCTTATGAATAGGCAAAAACAATACCTACTAAGTAGAGGTAGTCTTACCACAAAAACAATTCtacttaacaagcaccaattgaatttatccaccaacaatttagaggtcaagaaaagaaagcaagaaacaaattaaattttaaaacagtaccacaacaaatggatttgaattatgtgacacaacttagaaagagtttagaatgatattggacaagcaaataaaaataaacactcAATAAAGggtggcacacaaaaggaacctaaagaaaggcactagaattgatttgaaaaaccaaaacagcactaTTGGAAAATTTTAGGTTCAGAaagcgtgacttaaaatatttatgatgagctggctattttgaatttgcttctgaaaatttaaccACAAACGATTCAATGTCTTAGTAAGATTTTGGCgttggaatcacaccaaaaacatgcaccaaataattgtgataaatttttcaaaaccaTTGTTCAACTACCGTATATTTTGGTGCCAGAATacactcttttctttttttatttatcatttttttctattttgtcttttctttttttatttatcatttttttctattttgtcttttcatccaattctttttttcttgattttctaacGCAACAAACTGTATTAATCCatattttcagaatttttcttcaacgtattaaaatttcataacaaaaaacaagcagaatttgaaaaacagaggagtcctaattctggaatttaaaaacaaaaataagaaacttcaaaaacacaatgaagtagatgtatatgaatttgtataGAACTAgcatacaaatatgaactcaaactaaaagaaaaatgcatcAAATGATCAATAAAcacagaaaaataaatctggactcaaattaaatcaagaaaccaaaattatcaacaaattcAGCACAACAaggatttgatgacaaattTAGGAAATACATGACTAGATAAAACATCAAaggattcagaaaataaaatgactcaagacaaatcatatgaaccgaacaaaattcaaacaagactcaaacaacctaaaatcaaaacagcaacacaatttCATATAGATTCCTACACAAAATATGAAACtaagaagctcaagaacaatttgaacattttgcaccgattgaattgcttaaaacaacaactaaatcaaattaaaaagcaaaaaacagcaagataacatGAACAAGTGATGAACAACACAGAAATAAGAAGAACACAAACACAAAAATGAGAGAAGACATTTAGCTCTTgtagaacctatgctcatgatatcAAATGATGAATTTGTGTCTCCTTTCTTGCGGTTTTTGTTGATGAATGTTGAAGCTTCATGGATTGATGGTGGAACAAGGCtatcctaagagtgatgttagccttggaggtgcatgaaaaGTATGAAGAGTAAGAGTGGTTCGGCCAACTCCCTTTGTAGGTGACGGTTGAAGATTAAAAGTCtattcctaagagagtttaggcaaggagtGAGAATGGCACGATTTTGACAGcatttcactattcaattaatcttgaatttacatgacccaagctcctctatatatagcaagagtggattgaatatgaaaagagaattggagggaaattcaaatgttggcacatgggaaggtggctcctaaattcaacacatgtgaggtaggttctaAAATTCTTCATGTGTTAGGAGTTCTAGAACTTTACActccacttaggctaaatgcgtcatcttgacccctctttgaccataactttagtggttgcctcaatttgacattttggtgacctttcaatggattggtgttggggcctcttccatcacttaGGTTCTAAAATCATTTATGCACATCATTCTTAGGTTCTGAAATCGTTTATTTTAAGTTGACTAAGTTTTGAAATCATTTCTGCACATCATTCATAAGTTCTGAAATCATTTATGCTCACCATTTTTAGGTTCTAAAATCATTTATTTGAGTTGACTAAGTTCTGAAATCATTTACGCACACCAATTCCTAGGTTCTGAAATCATTTATTTTCCTATACTAGGTTTTGGTCCAGATCGAGGTTCACATTCACTCCAAAATGTGACTCACTTGTGAAAAATATTTCTGAAGGCTTTAATAGTGTGCTTGTACAGATGATTTTTCAATGCAAGACTTTGAGACGACCATCTCACCCAAGTGCAGCACGACCATCTCACCCAAGGTCATCTCGCCCAAGGCCACCCCACATAAGCTCATCTAACCCACAGACATCTCACCCAAGCCCATCTGACCAAGGTCCAAGTCAGGCAACTCCAAGTGCACCAGGCCCATCTCAGGAAGCTCCAAGTCAGGCAGCTCCAACCGCACCCCCTCCACCATCTCTCCCTACTCAACCAAAAGTTTCACAACCATCTCAGGGAACTTGAAGGACAACAAGATTAAGTGTAAAATTTTCAAGACCCTACATCAGACTTAAGTTACCGTCCATGAGAGACCGCTATTATTGTAGGCTCCTGCTAATGTATTTTAGAATCATAATTTGTTAATTTATCATGTACTAAAtgtatttgataatttttgaagtacattaaaataattaagtttGCTTCATTCTAAATGTATGATAATTAAGTGTGTTTGTGCTTGTTACACTTTATATTTCTATTGATATAGCTACACCTGTGAATAGTGGACTCCTGATTTACTCTAAGATGAGAAAAGTTGGATTGAAGATGTATTGTTCTCCTTTCTACTTAGCTAATGTCAAACTTAGTAATGagttttgcaaaattggtgtttgCTTGCaactttatgaaaaatattacattaaCTCATTCAATTATAATCCCAATCAAAATATACATTGATACATCACTAatgaaaaatttaagaaaacaatACATATTACATTAACTCATTCAATTATAATCCCAACCAAAATATACATTGATACTTCACTCATGaaaatttcaagaaaacaatCAACAAGACAATGTTTATTACAACAACACACAACCCTACTAATAACATCTTAATTCACActattcttttcctttttgtaGACTTTTTATGTCTTGAGATAATTTCCAAATAGAATTGAAGATCTCAATCCTACTTAATATTCTAGTACATTTCAACCCTATACAATTATGTACTTAGTTGGATGATAATATATTAGTAAAATGTTAAAACTATATTTCACACTTAAGGAACAgaagaatatttaataaacaCAATTCTTTCATCTCAtcccaattcaaaaaatatatatagtatcATACAatacattattaaaattatgttcTTTCCTTAAATTTAAATCTTActatttttaacaaattaaattcGCATAACCGTGCCTATGCCGGAAGAAATAGatttgtatttttccttttctatttctgttagaatttttttttttacttgtacTGCACGTGCTTATTTATTAAACAAGAGAACAGAAATACCTAAAGAATGCATATAGATAATTGTAACGGTTACGGTTAAGATCCGTGCGGTTCAGTTAATGCGTCACTGTTGTCGGTCATCACCTGCACGCATGACAAGTGTTGGCACGGATAATTGCTGTAACAATTTTATGCTATATAACCACATTCTCTGTACGTAGCGCAAAATAATATAAGGGACTAAGTAAAAATCCAGACAACCAAAATTTAGGGAGGAAATTAATTAAGAAACATTAAAACAGTATTAAACCCACTTTCACATCAGATATTCTCCAATACCAATAAAACTCAACTTCTTAAATAAATCTCCACAGAAATATACTTCTACTGCTGCTTGCACTCTGGAGGTCGCTCACCCTGCTGACCTTCACCAAGCTGTGCTCTTCCACTCTTCTGAAGATTTACACAGTAAAAAAAAGGAACCAAGTCATGTGAGTTGCAGGAGCACGAAAGGAAAAAACAATCTATATCTCAACTTATATCACAAGTTCCGTACCTTGGGTGCTGATGACTGCAGCGACATAACACAATGGGGGAGATCCCACAAAAAAGAGTGTGTAAGATTCAAAACTGAGACAGAAAACAAACCCAGTACTaacattttaaagaaattacaaattaTACCCTCTTTTTAATCTTGttctcttcctcatcctcttcgTCATCGTCATCATCTTCGTCATCCTCTTCATCATCGTCTTCTTCAACATCTTCATCGTCCTCATCTTCCTCTAGTTCTCCAAATTCATCCCCCTGGATGGCCTCTCCAGTAAACCAGGACACAGCATGGGGAATAATCTTGTCTCTTATTGTTGACCTAAACATGCATGACAATATAACAAGATTCAAGacaatgaaaatttaaaaatcaagaTTTCGATAAACAAAAGGATTGCGTAGTCTTGTTCCATCAAGATTACAATAAATACAAAGATGCACGGTTTGCAACAAAAGTCAACAAATACTTTATATTGGAAGATGAGTAACATGTTGGAAACCTGATACATGCAACTACAAACACTGGTAAACGATAATCAAGCTCACCCAATGTCATAGTCTTGTTCCATCTGATTCTGGAGCTCCTCAGCCTATGAACAAAAAAAGTATTAATCAaagcacaaaaaaaaaaataaacagtgTTGCACATAGCAACGTTAATAAAGTTCAAATTGATTGGTTGTTTAATTCAACACCAGTACCGCTTCTTCATCAATGTCTTCATCATCTTCAGGAACTTGTGGTGGAttgaagaaattgaagaaacTTTCACAACTTTCAGTTTTGGTAATTGGTTTAGCATTCTTTGAACCCTTCTTGGGCTTTTTCTTAAGAATCTTCTGTGTCAGGCATTTTCCTGAGTGCCATTGAATTTCAGTCctagaaattaaaaaacaaaattcagcAAGCAAATTTATTAAAGAATACACACCACCAACCAATTTAACATGATAGTATACTGGTTAGGTAACAGTGATGTGGCATCATAATTTATAGTagtataataaaaacaattaatgaaTCTTACCCAATTGCTTTCTCCAAAATTGGTTCATCCTCATCAATCATATGATATGTTTTAGTCAAGACAGTATTAGTAAAATAAGGATTGGTATCAAAGAAAAACTCAAGCTTGAATCCTTTAGGATTTTCTATCCTGCTCCACTTGATATCTTTGAGAAACTTGAGAGCACCTTCATCACGCTCTGAAATCTAGTTTTCGCAAGGGAACAATGAGAAaactaataaaatgaaaatacgTTGCAAAATgtacattataaaaaaagtcAACTGCTGAACCAAATGAACTAACCTCCTCGGCTAACACTTCATTGTTTTTCATTGCAGTAAGCCAAAACGCAGGCACTCCCTTCTCTGTTAAGCAAATACTTCTATCAAATATTAAGTAATTGAAACACtgttaaaagaaaaactcaTGTATTTGTATTATTACCTTCATCCTCCCCACTATCGGGTGTTTTTTCGTTCACTGCCGCTTCTTCGACTTCGGTAACACCATTTACTATGTCATACCGCTGCAGTCAACCATgacaaggaaaaaaataatatttttattattacatcAACATCCCTAGAGCTAAGAATCACGAtttcaattataaatttgattaaaagACAATTGCACAGCTTAAGTAGCAGATAATGAAACTCATTTAAGCTACACGTCCAGGCAAAGAATAAAACGGCAAATGCTACTTAGTTAGTTTCACCTTCGTGTACAGTGGTTGATACATTTTTTGGTATTTGGCTTCGAGTGCTGCTCTCTCCTCAAAAAATTTAGCCTCTAATTCATCGTGTTGGCCCTGCAAAATTatgacaaaataataatatcaatttaaaaggaGGAAGCTCCAAAACACCAAAATGTTATCTCGAAGCATCTCATCAATCAATACAAAACCTTATATGCAAGGGAATAACAACACTTCACACCTACCCCAACCAAGGACATTCCAAACAACAACTACAATTAACACTTAAAAAATCACGAACAAGAAATTTAAACAACCCAGGTGACGGGCTAACTATTATACCTGGATCTCTCTAAGAACCTCAACACGCTTCCTGACAATAGGTGACAACGACTCAAGAATATCGGAGTGTTGCCCGGCCAAACTCTGTATCTTGCTCTGCGCAAAATTAAACATTGAAAAATCTCAGAAACAATAAAAATAGCCAGATTTAACATGTAAATCCCgataaattcaaatcttaaTCTCAGCTTCATATATAAATAACAACATTAGTAGAAGTAATAGTAGCAGCAGTGGTAAGAAAAAGATGATACTAACCTTAAGAGCATTGACTAGGTCCGCTCTATTTTCCTCGTTGAGTACTTCGGggagaaattaagaacaatagaACATCAAACGTGTGAAGCacgaaaaaataaaataaaaaaaataaaaaaagagaagagagaaaTGGAAGGAGTACCGGAGGAGAGATCGGCGACGTTGAAGGTGTCCTTGTCGTTACTCATTGCAGAGGTGAAAGAAAAGCTTAGTTGAATGAGATGAAGCTAAAACcctaaagaagaaaaagatgaagaagaacagAGAGGGTTTGGTTGTTGCTAAACGTGGCCACTCTCCAATCCTCTTTTCCTCTTCCTTCTTTTCTGAACTTGAATACACTCTCTATTTATTGCCTAGGGCttccttttttattcttttttcgCTTTCACCAAATATGGGGGCCCAACCACCTCACTCTGCTTCCAAAAGTCCTTTATTTTAGGCCCAGCttacaaaatcaaatcaatatacgcatttttttattttttttctggacCCAAAAAAGATGTATACAATATCTCTTTTTTAATTCTgttatttatacaataaaattatggATGACCATTCTTGCTGtctgaataattttatatatacatgTTTGATAAACAGTTAGGCTGTTTAGGCAACTATTGTTATTCCTAATAAGAGAAAggaggaaataaaaaaatagaattaatacttaaatttttcacaatttaaatgattttttgtaAAAGTAAATGTATCTATATAATTTAACTGgtcttaattaataaataatagacATTTGTGCCTCAGTATCATATTACTATTTTAAGATATAAAATGAAACTATAATCTATAGCAGGGTTAGTTCCCTTATCACAATAAACAGCAATTTCTAAGATTGCACAATAATGCACAAGAACGgcagtgaagaaaaaaaaaacaagattgCGCGTGAGAAGAAGCtaaacaacaaaaacaaaataaaagtggAACCTTAAAGAAAAGCTTTGTGGTGAGAAACAGAGAATAGATGTTTTTCATTCCCAGTTTGGGATGCATAAGCTGAAAAGTGGATGGAGGTAatgattttatgaaaatatcaGCATTCTCCAtggaagatgagattgaaagcAACTTTAGGAGTCCAACAGTAATCTTTTTTCGAACAATATGACAATCGATCTCGATGTGTTTGGTACGTTCTTGGAAAACCTGATTGGATGCAATCTGGATGGCAGATTGATTATCACAATACATGGTTGGCGGTTGTGTGTAGGAGACACCAAGATCTTGTAGCAGATAGGTGAGCCATTGGAGTCCACACGTTGTGGCAGCCATGGCCATGTACTTAGCCTCAGAGGAACTCTTGGAAATGGTTTgttgtttctttgattttcaggaGATAAGAGATTTCCCTATATATATGGGGAAACcagtaacaatttttttttgtctcacgGCAGGTGGCCTAATCAGAGTCATTGTACGCTTTTCACTAGATAGAGTTTTGGTGAGGAAAAAAAGATATCGTAAACAAGAGCATTCTTGAGATATCGTAGGATTATTAGGATTCGAAAGGCTGCTTATTGATGAGTAGAGGTAGGGACGGAAACAAACTGACTCAGCTTGTTGACACTTAAGGCAATATTGGGTCTTATATTGGTAAGATAGATGAGCCTCCCAATTAGGCACCGGTAGGAGGAGGAGTCTTCTTCATTCAACAACAATTCTTGTTCACTGGAGAGGCGTAAGGAGTGAACCATTGTGTAGAAACAGGAGCACAATCCAACATTCATGTTTCATGTAGGAGGTTAAGAGTGTATTTCCTTTGGGAGAGGTGGATGTCATTACTGTTGCGAGCAACTTCAAGACCAAGAAAAACACATGAGGTCACCCAGACTTTTGATCCAAGAAGTCAAGTCCTTCCAGCTGTGTGTAGCCCTTGGCAACCAGGCGTGTTTTGTAGCCATCAATGGTGCCATCGCTGTTGTGTTTGATTTTGTAGACCCAATGGCAACCAATGGGTTTCTTACCCCGTGGAAGGGGAACATGTTGCCATGTATTTTTTGTGGAGAGAGCTTCAAGTTCGGCTTCCATAGCTTCTTTCCAGCATGGATGTTGTGAAGCTTCTTCATAACTTTTAGGCCTAGTGTGTGATGTAAAGGAGgaaaaaacatgtttaaaatTAGAAGACAGAGCATtataagacaaaaaaataaagataagataTCTTGTACTTACAGTCTGTGTAGATGGTAGATCAATGTGAAATTCATAAAGATAGGTAGGGTTCATCTTGGACGAGTTGAATTGGGGATGAGTTGATCCGTAGGTGCCATAGATACCGGTTCAACCGTGACAAATACCGGTTCAACAGTGACAGATATCGGTTCAGCAGTGTAATTATCATAGGGAAAGTGGATGCATAAGAAGAAGGGATGAGTAAAGATAAATTGTTAGGGTTCTTGTTAACTTCATCTTTCAATTTGTAAGGAAAGTGAGTTTCATAAAAGATAGTGTGTCTTGAGAcctctattttatgatttttaagatCGAGAAAAATGTAACCTTTAGTATTAGGTtgaaaaccaagaaaaataccaGAAATAGAACGTTCATCAAGTTTGTGTTACGTGAGAAGTGATACTGCTAGAGAAACAAAGACAGTCAAAAACACGTAAAATAGACCAATGATATAAAGTGTCATGCAGTTTTTCATACGGAGATCTGTTATTTAAAAAGGGAGTGAAAATACAATTAATTAGAAGAACAACATGTAAAGCAACAAAATACCTAAAATTAGGAGATAAcataattattagtatttttaatGTACTTATTACTACTATTTATTTAAAACCAtccaacataatttttttattacatgatcaataaatttttaattttgttaaaaaagtaTAGGTGTGAAATTCTTCTTTTTATTGGAAGCAAAACTAGTCAAGAATTTTCACGATTAACTatataaatttttcattttattttgtcGGTTTCTTTTATCGCTTTCATGTCTTTTTCTTACAGGTACAGGAAAAGTTTAAATTGTCCATAGTTAATaacagaaaatttattttttaattttgtaaattagaACTAAAAAATGTATTCCGTATACTTTTATGAATTATacgatttaaaataaatttcaaaatctaACAATATATTATAGATTATATAAAAGGTTTAAATTATAGAACTACTGGCATTTCAAatcacataattttaaaataaaaatatattatagaatacataattcaaatatattttacataatgcaatttttttctaaattagatAATTAATAACATATTTCCAATTCTCTGAAGAGGTGCAGGAATAAGCATGAGATGCAAAAAGTAATTGGCTCATCTCAACTTTTTAAAGTCCATTCACATACATCTAGGAAAATTAGAAGGAGTGGTACTTCCTCCATCCCAACAAATATCTTTCCGCACCCCATTATTTATGGAAAAGAAAACATTAGTATTAGTCTTAGTGTTAGTATCAGTGTCGTGTTCATGATGTCCCATTACACTTTCATTGGAattcttctctttctttgaACCTCCGAAAGTTGCTTCTATGGCGAGTCTGCTTCGTAACATTTCCTTTCTCACACGCTCGCTATTCGTCCCTAAGGTTCGTTTCTACGcgttttttttcctcttttgtATGCTGTCACATGGTTTTGTTTATGCACTTTGATCAGttgtttttcataatttttgtcACCAAAGGCATATTACGGTGCTCTCTTCTGTTTTATgcattattatcattttatgaTTCTGATGACCTTGTCTGTCACgttttaatttctttagttaATTATGTACTTTTAAAGTAATACGTGCATTCATGGGGACCGAAGTCAGAGGAATATTTGCCCTCTAACAAAAGGTAAGGAAAAGGAAAAAGCATTGGCCGTTTTGTCAGTCATGGTCATGAATATGCATTTAACCAATCGTTTCCCTCACTTTTTGCATCTTCTTCGTACGTTTCTGATTGATGCTGATTTTCCTGCATAATCAGTTCTTGCTTTCATTTGCAGGGCTTTGAGCTGGGATTATTTAGCACTTCTCATATTTTGAGCTTTTCATCTAAAGGTTTGCCGAAGCTCTCTTGCTTTCTTCCCTTCCCTTTATCTGAATCCAGAAGTTAATCAGTTGCAGGAGTTTATTTATACTGAAAATAGATTATCAcattctttttcaaattttagtaTTAACTGTCATTGGTGTAAAATTCATGGAATACCACATTCAAAGATCgataaagaaacaaaagatATACAGAGAAAAGAATACAGTTTCAAAACATTAAGAATAAAGTTGTGATAATGTGAAGAAACTTTGTTATACGAAATCATAGAAGAAATAGGATATTTGGTATCTAGAGGATTAATCATGGTAGCTGAAGCGAAAGTAGTTTGATTATCATTGTATTTAAGAGGTCTAGTTCGGATTCTGTTAGATTTTCTGAGGGAATGTTTAGAAGAAATAAGGGGAGGAGAGTCCGTAAGTGAAGAGAAAGCCCGTGGGTTGTGAGTAGTGCTGAAAGGGTAAGCAAGGGTGGTTAGACCATTAACGTTGATAGTGGAAAAGGGAAAACAAttctcataaaaaataacatttcgAGAGACTTCAATGGTTTGTGTGTGAAGATTGTACACAATATAACTTTTCTTGTGAGACCTGAACCCTAGAAACACGCATGGTAAAGTTCTATGATCCAACTTCCTCCTGCGAGTACTAAGAGTGCTAGTTTAAAAAAGGTACCCAAACACTCAAAGTAAAGTAACATCGTATAATTAAGAATAGAGCTTTTGATATGGGGACACATTTTTTAGAAAAGGTGTGGGAATAAGGTTTATTAAGTTAGTTGCATGAAGTAAAGCACACAACCAAAAAAGGTTGGGAATGTTAGACTGAAATAAGAGAGCTCAAGTTACATTGAGTAAATGTTTATGTTTCCTTTCAACAATGCCATTCTGTTGAGGGGTTTCAACACAAGTGGTTTGACGTATAGTATCAgtagattgaaaaaaaataactcatGATAAATTCCACACCATTATCTGATCGAATTGTTTTGACTTTTTTTGTATCAAATTGTCTTTCAACAGAATTAACAAATCCTTGTAAAAGAGATTGTGTTTCAGCTTTAGAAGACATTGGGAAAACCCAAACAAATCTAGTATGATCATCAACAGtagtaagaaaatatttatgatCATGTAATATATGGAATTaattaatttggaaataaagatcaaattgaatttgaaatttggTAGATATAACACATCAGTCAGAACTAGAAACTCTGAAACGTATGCTAGAATATTTAGCAATCTATTGTTCTCCATTGGGGAGGGAGGCTAACAATAATGGGTGAAATTTGTCTATATTCACTATATAAGTCAAGAAAATATGCAATATGGTCAGTAGCCCCCAATTCAAGAAGCCAAGTATTGGGATTAGAATCATTGTTTATGGTGCAAACAACA encodes:
- the LOC137807219 gene encoding nucleosome assembly protein 1;3, whose product is MSNDKDTFNVADLSSVLNEENRADLVNALKSKIQSLAGQHSDILESLSPIVRKRVEVLREIQGQHDELEAKFFEERAALEAKYQKMYQPLYTKRYDIVNGVTEVEEAAVNEKTPDSGEDEEKGVPAFWLTAMKNNEVLAEEISERDEGALKFLKDIKWSRIENPKGFKLEFFFDTNPYFTNTVLTKTYHMIDEDEPILEKAIGTEIQWHSGKCLTQKILKKKPKKGSKNAKPITKTESCESFFNFFNPPQVPEDDEDIDEEAAEELQNQMEQDYDIGSTIRDKIIPHAVSWFTGEAIQGDEFGELEEDEDDEDVEEDDDEEDDEDDDDDEEDEEENKIKKRSSAPKKSGRAQLGEGQQGERPPECKQQ